One Streptomyces sp. NBC_01237 genomic region harbors:
- a CDS encoding dihydrodipicolinate synthase family protein: MTARTPLYSGVIPPVVTPLTADGDIDRASLERVVGHLLDGGVGGLFALGSSGETAYLTPTQQDEVIEVITGAAAGQVPVIVGAIETTTNRAIERAGAAAGLGADAVVATAPFYTRTHGSEIDRHFRDIAAAVDLPLLAYDVPVCVHSKLDPELLLPLAADGVIAGVKDSSGDDGSFRRLAIGARELPGFSLLTGHELVVDAMMLSGADGSVPGLGNVDPHGYVRLYEAAVRGDWETAKAEQDRLVALFDIIRAARPGTASATAAGLGAFKTALMLLGVITTNVMSPPMRSLDAEETATIAACLKRAGLDV; this comes from the coding sequence ATGACCGCCCGCACTCCCCTGTACTCCGGCGTGATCCCGCCCGTCGTCACCCCGCTCACGGCGGACGGAGACATCGACAGGGCCTCCCTGGAGCGGGTGGTCGGCCATCTCCTCGACGGCGGTGTCGGCGGACTCTTCGCCCTCGGCAGCTCCGGCGAGACCGCCTATCTGACGCCGACGCAGCAGGACGAGGTCATCGAGGTGATCACCGGCGCGGCGGCGGGCCAGGTGCCCGTCATCGTCGGAGCCATCGAGACGACCACCAACCGGGCCATCGAGCGGGCCGGCGCGGCGGCCGGACTCGGCGCCGACGCGGTGGTCGCCACCGCCCCCTTCTACACCCGCACCCACGGCAGTGAGATCGACCGCCACTTCCGGGACATCGCGGCCGCGGTCGACCTGCCGCTGCTCGCGTACGACGTGCCGGTCTGCGTCCACAGCAAGCTCGACCCGGAACTGCTGCTGCCGCTCGCCGCCGACGGGGTGATCGCCGGGGTGAAGGACTCCAGCGGCGACGACGGCTCGTTCCGCCGCCTGGCCATCGGTGCCCGCGAGCTGCCGGGCTTCTCCCTGCTCACCGGCCATGAACTGGTGGTCGACGCGATGATGCTCAGCGGCGCCGACGGCTCGGTACCGGGTCTGGGCAATGTGGATCCGCACGGCTATGTGCGGCTGTACGAGGCGGCGGTACGGGGTGACTGGGAGACGGCGAAGGCCGAACAGGACCGGCTGGTCGCGCTGTTCGACATCATCCGCGCCGCTCGCCCCGGCACGGCGTCGGCCACCGCCGCCGGCCTCGGGGCGTTCAAGACGGCCCTGATGCTGCTCGGCGTCATCACGACGAACGTGATGAGCCCGCCGATGCGCAGCCTGGACGCGGAGGAGACGGCGACGATCGCCGCCTGCCTGAAGCGTGCGGGCCTGGACGTCTGA
- a CDS encoding dipeptide/oligopeptide/nickel ABC transporter permease/ATP-binding protein translates to MFATGRLAKKLTRPGIAFRALPVTSRVALGVLVVVVLGAVFAPLLTQDPLTTGTPVQAPSGEHWFGTDRAGRDVFARVVHGSRYSLIIGLGATAVALVVGAVLGSLAATSRKLGDESVMRTLDVVMSFPPIALAAVLVAVFGTSVPVIIFTIAFVYSPSLARVVRANVLSQYGEDYVAAEKVIGARRGYIVLRHVAVNCMAPVLVFATVMVAEAIIFEASLSFIGAGVQDPDPSWGSVLAYGRQILLAGGWWATFFPGLALLITVLALNILSEGLTDASAAPKKARATTENSGAATEISSATVETSSTTADTSGAPVDTSGAPVDVDAALTKLARRINATEPSITPVREDAAELLVVRDLAIRFPDRYGTIPVVDSLDFTVHEGETLGLVGESGCGKSITSLAVMGLLARNAEVSGEILYRGRDLLKLPPKERRALMGPEIAMVYQDALSSLNPSVLVGTQLKQLTSRGGTKTPAELLELVGLAPERTLRSYPHELSGGQRQRVLIAMALSRSPRLLIADEPTTALDVTVQAQVVELLVRLRDELGFAMVLVSHDLALVGDLSHRVAVMYAGRLAEIGDTRSVLTDPTHHYSRGLLGSVVSLEAGAERLHQIRGVVPAPQGFGEGCRFASRCGAATELCRTTTPALTTRTTNALALTGPTLTTPALTTPTLTTPALTGPNTSGPTTTPALTGPAVPGGAHDHGFACHHPARAAAQLEGSAL, encoded by the coding sequence ATGTTCGCCACGGGCCGTCTGGCCAAGAAGCTCACCCGACCGGGCATCGCCTTCCGCGCCCTCCCGGTCACCTCCCGCGTCGCCCTCGGCGTACTCGTAGTCGTCGTACTCGGCGCCGTATTCGCCCCCCTGCTCACCCAGGACCCGCTGACCACCGGCACCCCCGTGCAGGCACCCAGCGGTGAGCACTGGTTCGGCACCGACCGGGCGGGGCGCGATGTGTTCGCCCGCGTCGTGCACGGCTCGCGCTACTCGCTGATCATCGGCCTCGGCGCGACCGCCGTCGCCCTGGTCGTGGGAGCCGTCCTCGGCTCGCTCGCCGCGACCTCGCGCAAGCTCGGCGACGAGTCCGTGATGCGCACCCTCGACGTCGTGATGTCCTTCCCGCCGATCGCCCTCGCGGCCGTCCTGGTCGCCGTCTTCGGCACCAGCGTCCCGGTGATCATCTTCACCATCGCGTTCGTCTACAGCCCGTCGCTCGCCCGCGTCGTCCGCGCCAATGTGCTGTCCCAGTACGGCGAGGACTACGTCGCGGCCGAAAAGGTCATCGGCGCCCGCCGCGGCTACATCGTGCTGCGCCATGTCGCGGTCAACTGCATGGCGCCGGTGCTGGTGTTCGCCACCGTCATGGTCGCCGAGGCGATCATCTTCGAGGCGAGCCTCTCCTTCATCGGCGCCGGCGTGCAGGACCCCGACCCCAGCTGGGGAAGCGTGCTGGCCTACGGCCGGCAGATCCTCCTCGCGGGCGGCTGGTGGGCCACCTTCTTCCCCGGCCTCGCCCTGCTGATCACCGTGCTCGCGCTGAACATCCTCTCGGAGGGACTCACCGACGCCTCGGCCGCGCCGAAGAAGGCCCGCGCCACGACGGAGAACTCCGGCGCCGCCACGGAGATTTCCAGCGCCACCGTGGAGACCTCCTCCACCACCGCGGACACGTCCGGCGCCCCCGTGGACACGTCCGGTGCCCCCGTGGATGTCGATGCCGCCCTCACCAAGCTCGCCCGGCGCATCAACGCCACCGAGCCGTCCATCACGCCGGTACGTGAGGACGCCGCCGAACTCCTCGTCGTACGCGACCTGGCGATCCGCTTCCCCGACCGCTACGGAACCATCCCCGTCGTCGACTCCCTCGACTTCACCGTCCACGAGGGCGAAACCCTCGGCCTGGTAGGCGAGTCGGGCTGCGGCAAGTCCATCACCAGTCTCGCCGTGATGGGCCTCCTCGCCCGCAACGCCGAGGTCAGCGGTGAGATCCTCTACCGCGGCCGGGACCTGCTGAAGCTCCCGCCCAAGGAACGCCGCGCCCTGATGGGACCCGAGATCGCGATGGTCTACCAGGACGCGCTCTCCTCCCTCAATCCGTCCGTCCTGGTGGGCACCCAGCTGAAGCAGCTCACCTCGCGCGGGGGCACGAAGACCCCTGCCGAGCTCCTCGAACTGGTCGGCCTCGCCCCCGAACGCACCCTGCGCAGCTACCCCCACGAGCTGTCCGGCGGCCAGCGCCAGCGTGTCCTGATCGCCATGGCACTGTCCCGCAGCCCCCGTCTGCTGATCGCGGACGAACCGACCACCGCCCTCGACGTCACCGTCCAGGCCCAGGTCGTCGAACTCCTCGTCCGGCTGCGGGACGAGCTGGGCTTCGCCATGGTCCTGGTCTCCCACGACCTCGCCCTGGTCGGGGACCTGTCGCACCGTGTCGCGGTGATGTACGCGGGCCGCCTCGCCGAGATCGGTGACACCCGCTCCGTCCTCACCGACCCCACCCACCACTACAGCCGCGGCCTCCTCGGCTCGGTCGTCTCCCTGGAGGCGGGCGCCGAGCGGCTGCACCAGATCCGCGGTGTCGTCCCGGCACCCCAGGGCTTCGGCGAGGGCTGCCGGTTCGCCTCGCGCTGCGGCGCGGCGACCGAACTGTGCCGTACCACCACCCCCGCACTCACCACACGCACCACCAACGCCCTCGCACTCACCGGACCCACGCTCACCACCCCCGCGCTCACCACCCCCACGCTCACCACCCCCGCGCTCACCGGACCCAACACCTCCGGACCCACCACGACCCCCGCACTCACCGGACCCGCCGTCCCCGGCGGCGCGCACGACCACGGCTTCGCCTGTCACCACCCGGCGAGGGCCGCCGCACAGCTGGAAGGGAGCGCCCTGTGA
- a CDS encoding M6 family metalloprotease domain-containing protein codes for MQQPRHRIRRHRRPAALAGATALVIAAMATASSTLPVPSRASAGPVSTAQEAGHGPCRIPATMGVQMSEGMPTPPGYARSTGRVRALTLMIDFPDAPGTEPAADRFAEFFPQTSDWFRTSSYGRLDYRPEAPVKTWLRMPLPFSEYGIERGSPYEPGYRKLVKDLVATADAKVDFSAYDLVNVLVTPNAGPSALDTVLSVTFSGNDDAPYADGVPLANTSFVYSRQDDGSGSYAETGYRVLPHENGHVFGLPDLYTMEGGGSVGHWDIMSEDWGANNDFLGWHKWKLGWLDNSQISCASGPGTSDHTLGPLATAGGPKLAFVPLSAQSGYAVEVRTPAGNDEAVCRPGVLIYKVSSDVDTGQGPVSVADSTKDSGGCTRRPNVHAELSDAPFRPGETFTDRSNGIRISVLDEDSAGNYRIRVTRP; via the coding sequence ATGCAGCAGCCCCGCCACCGGATACGCAGACACCGTCGCCCCGCCGCACTCGCCGGAGCGACCGCCCTGGTCATCGCGGCCATGGCCACGGCCAGCTCCACCCTGCCCGTCCCCAGCCGCGCCTCGGCGGGCCCGGTGTCCACCGCGCAGGAGGCCGGCCACGGCCCCTGCCGCATCCCGGCCACCATGGGCGTACAGATGTCGGAGGGCATGCCGACCCCACCCGGTTACGCCCGCTCCACCGGCCGGGTCAGGGCCCTCACCCTGATGATCGACTTCCCGGACGCGCCGGGGACCGAACCGGCGGCGGACCGGTTCGCGGAGTTCTTCCCGCAGACCTCGGACTGGTTCCGGACCAGCTCCTACGGCCGGCTCGACTACCGTCCCGAGGCCCCGGTGAAGACCTGGCTGAGGATGCCGCTGCCGTTCTCGGAGTACGGCATAGAGCGCGGCTCACCGTACGAACCGGGCTACCGCAAGCTCGTCAAGGACCTCGTCGCGACCGCCGACGCGAAGGTGGACTTCTCCGCGTACGACCTGGTCAACGTGCTGGTCACCCCGAACGCCGGCCCCTCGGCGCTGGACACCGTGCTGTCGGTGACGTTCTCCGGCAACGACGACGCCCCGTACGCGGACGGGGTCCCGCTCGCCAACACCTCGTTCGTCTACAGCCGCCAGGACGACGGCTCCGGGTCGTACGCCGAGACGGGCTACCGCGTCCTGCCGCACGAGAACGGCCATGTCTTCGGGCTGCCCGACCTCTACACCATGGAGGGCGGCGGCTCCGTCGGGCACTGGGACATCATGTCCGAGGACTGGGGGGCCAACAACGACTTCCTGGGCTGGCACAAGTGGAAGCTCGGCTGGCTCGACAACAGCCAGATCAGCTGCGCGTCCGGGCCTGGCACCAGCGACCACACCCTCGGCCCGCTGGCCACCGCGGGCGGCCCCAAGCTCGCCTTCGTGCCGCTGAGCGCCCAGTCCGGCTACGCGGTGGAGGTACGGACGCCCGCGGGCAACGACGAGGCGGTCTGCCGGCCCGGCGTCCTGATCTACAAGGTCAGCTCCGACGTGGACACCGGCCAGGGACCGGTCTCCGTCGCGGACAGCACCAAGGACAGCGGCGGCTGCACCCGGCGGCCCAATGTGCACGCGGAGCTGTCCGACGCGCCGTTCCGGCCCGGTGAGACGTTCACCGACCGGTCCAACGGCATACGCATATCCGTGCTCGACGAGGACTCGGCGGGCAACTACCGGATACGGGTCACCCGCCCCTGA
- a CDS encoding TetR/AcrR family transcriptional regulator, which produces MQTVDETTASAAPRRTPRPRADALRNRERIVTAAREMFVEFGPDVPLDDVARRAGVGNATLYRNFPDRAALTHEVVLAVTSRTTDRAEEAVAAESDPFAALSRFVHAAADERIGALCPMLSGVFDKDHPELLAERRRLEEAVEGLVRRAMSAGRLRTDIAVGDVLVALSQLTRPLPGIACPDIDRFTHRHLQLFLDGLEAPARSELPGSAATLEDLRRRS; this is translated from the coding sequence GTGCAGACCGTCGACGAGACCACCGCATCGGCAGCCCCGCGCCGTACGCCCCGTCCACGGGCCGACGCGCTGCGCAACCGGGAACGGATCGTGACGGCCGCACGCGAGATGTTCGTCGAGTTCGGGCCGGATGTGCCGCTCGACGATGTCGCGCGCCGGGCCGGAGTCGGCAATGCCACGCTCTACCGGAACTTCCCCGACCGGGCGGCACTGACCCATGAGGTCGTCCTCGCGGTCACGTCCCGGACCACCGACCGGGCCGAGGAGGCCGTCGCGGCGGAATCCGACCCGTTCGCCGCGCTCAGCCGCTTCGTGCACGCTGCCGCGGACGAACGGATCGGCGCCCTGTGCCCGATGCTCTCCGGCGTCTTCGACAAGGACCACCCCGAACTGCTCGCCGAGCGCCGGCGCCTCGAAGAGGCCGTCGAAGGGCTCGTGCGGCGCGCCATGTCCGCGGGGCGGCTGCGTACCGACATCGCCGTCGGTGACGTACTCGTCGCCCTCTCCCAGCTCACCCGGCCACTGCCCGGCATCGCCTGCCCGGACATCGACCGGTTCACCCACCGCCATCTGCAACTGTTCCTGGACGGCCTGGAAGCCCCGGCCCGCTCGGAGCTGCCCGGATCGGCGGCGACCTTGGAGGACCTGCGGCGTCGCTCCTGA
- a CDS encoding MFS transporter: MSKTADTLLPDPSRWKALAFIALAQLMVVLDATIVNIALPSAQTDLGISEGNKQWVITAYALAFGGLLLFGGRIADLWGRKRTFVVGLIGFALASALGGAAQGEAMMFGSRALQGVFGALLAPAALSLLAVMFTDARERAKAFGIYGAIAGGGGAVGLILGGFLTEYLNWRWTFFVNIPFAVIAAAGAYFVIREPSGSRNRSPLDIPGVVLSTLGLVALVYGFTRAESAGWSDTLTVSMFVAAVALLLAFVVTEARVKSPLLPLRVLTERNRGGVYLSLGLAVIAMFGLFLFLTYYLQVVKGYSPVKTGFAFLPMIAGMITGSTQIGTRLMTRVPPRLLMGPGFLVAAVGMLFLTQLDIDTSYASVILPGQLLLGLGMGTAFMPAMSLATHGIEPRDAGVASAMVNTSQQVGGAIGTALLNTIAAGATTAYVADHAARATDPKLLELQAMVSGFASAIWWAVGILVVASAIATVMINTGRPGMGSSGATGPDGGAEAGAEEEFRIPVVAH, translated from the coding sequence ATGTCAAAAACGGCCGACACCCTGCTTCCCGACCCAAGTCGCTGGAAGGCACTGGCCTTCATCGCGCTCGCCCAGCTGATGGTCGTCCTCGACGCGACCATCGTGAACATCGCGCTGCCCTCCGCCCAGACGGATCTCGGCATCTCCGAGGGGAACAAGCAGTGGGTCATCACCGCCTACGCGCTCGCCTTCGGCGGACTTCTGCTCTTCGGCGGGCGCATCGCCGACCTCTGGGGCCGTAAGCGCACCTTCGTCGTCGGCCTGATCGGCTTCGCGCTGGCCTCCGCGCTCGGCGGGGCGGCCCAGGGCGAGGCGATGATGTTCGGCTCCCGCGCCCTCCAGGGTGTCTTCGGCGCCCTCCTCGCACCGGCCGCGCTCTCGCTGCTCGCCGTGATGTTCACCGATGCCCGGGAGCGCGCCAAGGCCTTCGGCATCTACGGCGCGATCGCCGGTGGCGGTGGCGCGGTCGGCCTGATCCTGGGCGGCTTCCTCACCGAGTACCTGAACTGGCGCTGGACGTTCTTCGTCAACATCCCGTTCGCCGTGATCGCCGCGGCGGGCGCGTACTTCGTCATCCGTGAGCCGTCCGGCAGCCGCAACCGCTCGCCGCTCGACATCCCCGGTGTGGTCCTGTCCACGCTCGGCCTGGTCGCCCTGGTGTACGGCTTCACCCGCGCCGAGTCGGCCGGCTGGTCCGACACCCTGACCGTCTCCATGTTCGTCGCGGCCGTGGCGCTGCTGCTGGCCTTCGTCGTGACCGAGGCGCGGGTGAAGTCGCCGCTGCTGCCGCTGCGCGTCCTGACCGAACGCAACCGGGGCGGGGTCTACCTCTCGCTGGGTCTCGCCGTCATCGCGATGTTCGGCCTCTTCCTGTTCCTGACCTACTACCTCCAGGTCGTGAAGGGGTACTCGCCGGTCAAGACCGGCTTCGCGTTCCTCCCGATGATCGCGGGCATGATCACCGGATCGACCCAGATCGGCACCCGGCTGATGACCCGTGTGCCCCCGCGTCTGCTGATGGGGCCGGGCTTCCTGGTCGCCGCGGTCGGCATGCTCTTCCTGACCCAGCTGGACATCGACACCAGCTACGCGAGCGTCATCCTGCCCGGCCAGCTGCTGCTCGGCCTCGGCATGGGTACGGCCTTCATGCCCGCCATGTCCCTGGCCACGCACGGCATCGAGCCGCGTGACGCCGGTGTGGCCTCCGCGATGGTCAACACCTCGCAGCAGGTCGGCGGAGCCATCGGCACCGCGCTGCTGAACACGATCGCGGCCGGTGCCACCACGGCGTACGTCGCCGATCACGCCGCCCGCGCCACCGACCCGAAGCTCCTGGAGCTCCAGGCCATGGTCAGCGGTTTCGCCAGCGCGATCTGGTGGGCGGTCGGCATCCTCGTTGTCGCCTCCGCCATCGCGACGGTGATGATCAACACCGGTCGTCCCGGAATGGGCTCGTCCGGTGCGACCGGCCCGGACGGCGGTGCCGAGGCCGGTGCCGAGGAGGAGTTCAGGATCCCGGTCGTCGCGCACTGA
- a CDS encoding ABC transporter ATP-binding protein, which produces MIRLDGVHVRHKARSGGVFRRDAVHALTDATLEVERGEIVGLVGESGCGKSTLARVLTGLQRPTEGQVRFHGRDLWEMTATERRDDFGSAVGVVFQDPSTALNPRLTVRQILRDPLDVHRRGTRASREARVEELLDLVGLPGHTLAALPGQLSGGQRQRVAIARALALEPELIVADEPTSALDVSVRAQVLNLLVDLRERLGLGMVFISHDIQTVRYLADRIAVLYLGRIVEEGRAADVGGAPVHPYTEALLSATPSLLETTERIVLTGPVPSATNPPSGCPFRTRCWKADDACATVFPVGTVGPGEHRWHCVHPQTPASLTGDPAPAPSARSTA; this is translated from the coding sequence GTGATCAGGCTCGACGGCGTCCACGTACGCCACAAGGCACGCAGCGGAGGCGTCTTCCGGCGCGATGCCGTGCACGCCCTCACCGACGCGACCCTGGAGGTCGAGCGCGGCGAGATCGTCGGCCTGGTCGGCGAGTCCGGCTGCGGCAAGTCCACCCTCGCCAGGGTTCTGACCGGACTCCAGAGGCCCACCGAGGGCCAGGTCCGCTTCCATGGCCGCGACCTCTGGGAGATGACGGCGACCGAGCGCCGTGACGACTTCGGCTCGGCGGTCGGCGTGGTCTTCCAGGACCCGTCCACCGCCCTCAACCCCCGGCTCACCGTCCGTCAGATCCTGCGCGACCCGCTGGATGTGCACCGGCGCGGCACCCGCGCCTCGCGGGAGGCCCGGGTCGAGGAACTCCTCGACCTGGTCGGCCTGCCCGGTCACACCCTCGCCGCGCTGCCCGGTCAGCTCTCCGGCGGTCAGCGCCAGCGCGTGGCCATCGCCCGCGCCCTGGCCCTCGAACCGGAACTGATCGTCGCCGACGAACCGACCTCCGCCCTCGACGTCTCCGTACGCGCCCAGGTCCTCAACCTCCTGGTCGACCTGCGCGAACGCCTGGGCCTCGGCATGGTGTTCATCTCGCACGACATCCAGACCGTGCGGTACCTCGCCGACCGCATCGCCGTCCTCTACCTCGGCCGCATCGTCGAGGAGGGCCGGGCGGCCGATGTCGGGGGTGCCCCCGTGCACCCGTACACCGAGGCCCTGCTCTCGGCGACGCCCAGCCTGCTGGAGACCACCGAACGCATCGTGCTCACCGGCCCCGTGCCCTCCGCCACCAACCCGCCGTCCGGCTGCCCGTTCCGCACCCGCTGCTGGAAGGCGGACGACGCGTGCGCCACGGTCTTCCCCGTCGGGACCGTCGGGCCCGGCGAACACCGCTGGCACTGCGTCCACCCCCAGACCCCCGCGTCCCTCACCGGGGACCCGGCCCCCGCACCATCCGCAAGGAGCACCGCATGA
- a CDS encoding class I adenylate-forming enzyme family protein, giving the protein MPHTDPLPVPDPAARPTGPAPAPSPPAPAPPDPSATSRIEASLTAPGAPFAVVRAEHGPLVYADGPRTLREFVETTWAYGDRPFLIAGERSYSYAEFFAASCALARRLSDTYGLRPGDRAVVAMRNHPEWQIAFWAVQLAGLVAVPLNAWWTEDEFAYALADCEPSVLLVDGERLPRVAGWAERTVARVVLFHGEAHAGSGAEARVERYEDFPAPDPLAAPPDVEIRPEDDATIIYTSGTTGRPKGAVATHLAQAGAALNPRFHAAASALGRGLIPGMGPSPVTLMTFPFFHVAAFTGFYAAMAAGGALVLMRKWDVDEALRLIRAHRVTHYAGVPATALQLLAAAEATGDGLESLAMLNTGGAAAPPDLVARLTARYGERIEPRNGYGLTETSGGVMANFGADYRAHPGSVGRPTPTTEVRIAGPSGGALPEGEVGELWLRGQALVRGYWRDEEATAAAFTGGWFRTGDLAVLRDGRVAVVDRIKDMVIRGGENVYCVEVEAALHDHPDVEDAAVLGVEHPVLGEEVAAVVRLRAGATVTAGGLRKSVGRGLAAFKVPAHVLFTDEPLPRNATGKILKRELRGPVRDLVAGAEPEKPWLRKRP; this is encoded by the coding sequence GTGCCGCACACCGACCCGCTGCCCGTCCCGGATCCCGCCGCCCGGCCCACCGGCCCCGCGCCTGCCCCGTCGCCCCCCGCGCCCGCCCCGCCCGACCCCTCCGCCACCTCCCGTATCGAAGCCTCCCTCACCGCTCCCGGTGCCCCCTTCGCCGTCGTGCGCGCCGAGCACGGGCCGCTGGTCTACGCGGACGGGCCGCGCACGCTCCGGGAGTTCGTGGAGACCACCTGGGCGTACGGCGACCGGCCGTTCCTGATCGCGGGGGAGCGCAGCTACTCGTACGCCGAGTTCTTCGCCGCCTCCTGCGCCCTGGCGCGGCGGCTCAGCGACACCTACGGGCTGCGCCCCGGGGACCGGGCCGTCGTCGCGATGCGCAACCACCCCGAGTGGCAGATCGCGTTCTGGGCGGTGCAGCTGGCCGGTCTGGTGGCGGTGCCGCTCAACGCCTGGTGGACCGAGGACGAGTTCGCGTACGCCCTCGCCGACTGCGAGCCGAGCGTGCTCCTGGTCGACGGGGAGCGGCTGCCCCGGGTGGCGGGCTGGGCGGAGAGGACCGTGGCGCGTGTCGTGCTCTTCCACGGGGAGGCGCACGCCGGGAGCGGTGCCGAGGCGCGTGTCGAGCGGTACGAGGACTTCCCCGCACCCGATCCGCTGGCCGCGCCGCCCGATGTGGAGATCCGGCCCGAGGACGACGCCACGATCATCTACACCTCCGGCACCACCGGGCGCCCCAAGGGTGCCGTCGCCACCCATCTCGCCCAGGCGGGGGCGGCCCTCAACCCGCGCTTCCACGCCGCGGCCTCGGCGCTGGGGCGCGGGCTCATCCCCGGGATGGGGCCCTCGCCGGTCACCCTGATGACGTTCCCGTTCTTCCACGTCGCCGCGTTCACCGGTTTCTACGCGGCGATGGCGGCGGGCGGCGCCCTCGTGCTGATGCGCAAGTGGGATGTGGACGAGGCGCTCCGGCTGATCCGTGCGCACCGTGTCACGCACTACGCCGGAGTACCGGCCACCGCCCTCCAGCTCCTCGCCGCCGCCGAGGCGACGGGCGACGGTCTGGAGAGCCTGGCGATGCTCAACACCGGTGGCGCCGCCGCCCCGCCCGACCTGGTCGCCCGGCTCACCGCCCGTTACGGCGAGCGGATCGAGCCCCGTAACGGCTACGGCCTCACCGAGACCAGCGGCGGGGTCATGGCGAACTTCGGCGCCGACTACCGTGCCCACCCCGGCAGCGTCGGCCGCCCGACCCCGACCACCGAGGTGCGGATCGCCGGACCGTCGGGCGGGGCGCTGCCCGAGGGCGAGGTCGGTGAGCTGTGGCTGCGCGGTCAGGCGCTGGTACGGGGTTACTGGCGCGACGAGGAGGCGACGGCCGCGGCGTTCACCGGCGGCTGGTTCCGTACGGGTGACCTCGCCGTGCTGCGTGACGGGCGGGTCGCGGTGGTCGACCGGATCAAGGACATGGTGATCAGGGGCGGCGAGAACGTGTACTGCGTCGAGGTCGAGGCCGCGCTGCACGACCACCCCGATGTCGAGGACGCGGCGGTGCTCGGTGTGGAGCACCCGGTGCTGGGGGAGGAGGTCGCGGCCGTCGTCCGGCTGCGCGCCGGTGCCACGGTCACGGCGGGCGGGCTGCGGAAGTCCGTCGGGCGGGGCCTGGCCGCGTTCAAGGTGCCGGCCCATGTGCTGTTCACCGATGAGCCGCTGCCCCGCAACGCGACCGGCAAGATCCTCAAGCGGGAGCTGCGCGGCCCGGTCCGCGACCTGGTGGCGGGCGCGGAGCCGGAGAAACCGTGGCTGCGGAAGAGACCGTAG
- a CDS encoding ABC transporter permease — protein sequence MVAFLRLALRRVAMMPVMILGIALLVFVVLQFSPVDPAFNALGESATPEARAAFAEANGLNDPLPVRYVDFLGRLLHFDLGMTVPPSQPVVDRITAAFPLTLQLTLLGLVLAVLLAVVGGVLGAMYRDRWPDQLFRVLSMAGVAIPSFWLGVLLIQQFALNVRIFPTGGYTNPADSFSGWLTTMALPAFSLAVPVAASLARLVRTSMVAELDRDYVRTARGNGLPVFLVVRSVLRNALVTPLTVLGVKVGYLLSGAVVIEAIFDLPGMGKLILEGVTGGDVALVQGTVLTIAIAFLVVNVIVDLLYLLVNPRIRTV from the coding sequence ATGGTTGCTTTTCTCCGGCTCGCGCTGCGCCGCGTCGCGATGATGCCGGTGATGATCCTCGGTATCGCGCTGCTGGTCTTCGTGGTGCTGCAGTTCTCGCCGGTCGACCCGGCCTTCAACGCGCTCGGGGAGAGCGCCACCCCCGAGGCCCGCGCGGCCTTCGCCGAGGCCAACGGGCTCAACGACCCGCTGCCCGTACGGTACGTCGACTTCCTGGGCCGGCTGCTCCACTTCGACCTCGGGATGACCGTCCCGCCGAGTCAGCCCGTCGTCGACCGGATCACCGCCGCCTTCCCGCTCACGCTCCAGCTGACCCTGCTCGGCCTGGTCCTCGCGGTCCTCCTCGCCGTCGTCGGCGGCGTCCTCGGCGCGATGTACCGGGACCGCTGGCCCGACCAGCTGTTCCGGGTGCTCTCCATGGCAGGGGTCGCCATCCCCTCGTTCTGGCTCGGCGTGCTGCTCATCCAGCAGTTCGCGCTGAACGTCCGGATCTTCCCGACCGGCGGCTACACCAACCCCGCCGACTCGTTCAGCGGCTGGCTCACCACCATGGCCCTGCCCGCGTTCTCGCTCGCCGTGCCCGTCGCCGCCTCGCTCGCCCGCCTCGTACGCACCTCGATGGTCGCCGAACTCGACCGCGACTACGTGCGCACCGCACGCGGCAACGGGCTGCCGGTGTTCCTGGTGGTCCGCTCGGTGCTGCGGAACGCGCTCGTCACCCCGCTGACGGTGCTCGGCGTCAAGGTCGGCTATCTGCTCAGCGGGGCCGTCGTCATCGAAGCGATCTTCGACCTGCCCGGCATGGGCAAGCTCATCCTCGAAGGTGTCACCGGCGGCGATGTCGCCCTGGTCCAGGGCACCGTACTGACCATCGCCATCGCCTTCCTGGTGGTCAACGTCATCGTCGACCTGCTCTATCTGCTGGTCAACCCGCGCATCAGGACGGTGTGA